Proteins co-encoded in one Spirosoma endbachense genomic window:
- a CDS encoding DUF3857 domain-containing protein: protein MSPSFTWYRLPIVAVCFWLCLSFAFAQKKIDPGPAIKFGKITPDQFAHSISDSSAEAVVLYDYGEVTFEHNASALWLVSQHHIRLQTRKKSAYDRATIALLTRRGKAGQHEFVTDFEGYTYNLVNGNVSFDRLTDAGHFTEKASDQFWIEKYTLPNVREGAILDYKYTVHTPFSVNHNPRTWRFQQDIPVSWSEYRITIPDYFYYKMLMSGYLSMTVNEHKKSSIDLLPGQGSVSASSYRFAMKDVPAFRDEAYITTNDDYLSKIDFELASYQLPGAGGIRNHNLSVGWDAMDKTLLTEANFGGQIKRAGFMRETAKSLLAQQADTLSRIKAAYDFIRKTVKWNDEASLWSIDGIKKVFDNKKGNAADINLMLIALLREMDISANPVILSTRSHGRISEAYALLKKFNYVIAQVSVGGKDMLLDATDPYLTPGMLPVHCLNGTGRLVHETNSRFIPLLALERDVDIHTGSFTIDAEGEVSGKLLHSYGGYSAWKARKKFAKEGKSKFLESIQKTRPAWQIEMADFSGADVSSSAFNVDYTMAIPEACSRAGDRLYFRPMLTEAFAANPFKELERLYPVDFGVPMEKTYSVTYTLPTGFLVEEMPKPVSMILPQDGGRFLYQVSVNAANQLQIVSRIVLRRQIYLTEEYASLRELFSRIVAKHAEQVVLKRGTVAEKK, encoded by the coding sequence ATGTCCCCTTCTTTTACCTGGTATCGTCTACCTATAGTAGCCGTGTGTTTTTGGTTGTGCCTTTCTTTTGCATTTGCCCAGAAAAAAATCGACCCAGGACCAGCCATTAAATTTGGTAAGATCACCCCCGACCAGTTTGCTCATTCCATTTCAGATTCCAGTGCAGAGGCTGTGGTACTTTACGATTACGGAGAGGTAACCTTTGAACATAATGCCAGTGCTTTATGGCTTGTATCCCAGCATCATATCAGGCTCCAAACCCGTAAAAAATCGGCCTATGATCGGGCGACTATCGCACTCCTTACCCGTCGCGGAAAGGCAGGGCAGCATGAATTTGTCACGGATTTTGAGGGCTATACCTATAATCTTGTCAATGGAAATGTGTCTTTTGACCGACTGACCGATGCTGGCCACTTTACCGAAAAAGCATCAGATCAGTTTTGGATTGAAAAATATACGCTGCCCAATGTCCGGGAGGGGGCTATTCTTGATTATAAGTATACCGTTCATACGCCCTTTAGTGTTAACCATAATCCTCGAACGTGGCGATTTCAGCAGGATATACCGGTTAGCTGGAGCGAATATCGCATTACGATTCCTGATTATTTCTATTATAAAATGCTGATGAGTGGCTACCTGAGCATGACGGTTAATGAACATAAAAAAAGTTCTATTGATCTCCTGCCGGGCCAGGGGAGTGTGTCGGCCTCCTCCTATCGGTTCGCCATGAAAGATGTACCAGCTTTCAGAGACGAAGCTTACATTACGACTAATGATGATTATCTGTCCAAGATTGATTTTGAACTGGCCAGCTATCAGTTACCCGGCGCTGGTGGTATTCGGAATCATAATTTATCGGTTGGCTGGGATGCTATGGATAAAACGCTCCTTACTGAGGCCAATTTTGGCGGGCAGATTAAGCGGGCTGGTTTTATGCGGGAAACGGCCAAATCATTACTGGCCCAACAGGCAGATACGCTCTCGCGCATTAAAGCCGCGTATGATTTTATACGGAAAACCGTCAAATGGAACGATGAGGCCTCGCTATGGTCAATAGATGGCATTAAAAAGGTGTTCGATAACAAAAAAGGGAATGCCGCCGATATTAACCTGATGCTGATTGCGCTCCTGCGTGAAATGGACATCAGTGCCAATCCGGTTATTCTTAGTACCCGGTCGCATGGTCGAATTAGTGAAGCCTACGCGTTATTGAAAAAGTTTAATTACGTTATCGCTCAGGTTTCTGTTGGCGGGAAAGATATGCTGCTGGATGCTACCGATCCTTATCTAACACCCGGAATGCTACCCGTACATTGCCTGAATGGAACCGGACGACTTGTTCATGAGACGAACTCCCGTTTTATACCCTTGCTGGCGCTGGAGCGCGATGTTGATATACATACGGGTTCATTTACAATTGATGCTGAAGGAGAAGTATCGGGTAAGTTGCTCCATTCGTATGGCGGCTATAGCGCCTGGAAGGCCCGCAAGAAATTTGCCAAAGAAGGGAAATCGAAATTTCTTGAAAGCATTCAAAAAACAAGGCCTGCCTGGCAGATCGAGATGGCTGATTTTTCGGGAGCTGATGTATCGAGTAGTGCATTTAACGTCGATTATACAATGGCTATTCCTGAGGCCTGTTCCAGAGCGGGAGATCGGCTCTACTTCAGACCTATGCTGACTGAAGCATTCGCGGCTAATCCATTTAAGGAACTAGAACGACTTTACCCGGTCGATTTTGGCGTACCAATGGAGAAGACGTACTCAGTTACTTATACATTACCGACCGGCTTTCTGGTAGAAGAAATGCCAAAGCCAGTATCCATGATCCTTCCTCAGGATGGCGGACGATTTCTCTATCAGGTATCCGTCAATGCGGCTAATCAACTTCAGATTGTCAGCCGAATTGTGCTACGTCGTCAAATTTATCTCACCGAAGAATATGCCTCTTTACGGGAGCTGTTCAGTCGAATTGTGGCGAAACATGCCGAGCAGGTTGTTCTGAAGCGTGGAACTGTAGCCGAGAAGAAATAA
- the aat gene encoding leucyl/phenylalanyl-tRNA--protein transferase codes for MNKLTADDLIYGYIHGIFPMADADGTLYWYAPDPRAVIPIDTYKPARSLRPVLNKKHFDIRVNADFEQVMRFCSLPRSETDSTWISEEIIEAYTELHRMGLAHSIETYIDNRLVGGLYGVSLGAVFFGESMFHLVDNASKVAFHYLIMTLREQKFELLDTQFINDNVRRYGAIEIPKTDYMKQLKSALRKKARFTEPVLEHLFRNHADDSVTE; via the coding sequence ATGAACAAGCTGACCGCCGACGACCTGATTTACGGGTACATCCACGGTATTTTTCCGATGGCCGACGCAGACGGTACGCTCTACTGGTATGCGCCCGACCCGCGTGCTGTAATTCCGATCGATACCTACAAACCCGCCCGTTCGCTACGTCCTGTATTAAATAAAAAGCATTTTGATATTCGGGTAAATGCTGATTTTGAACAGGTTATGCGATTCTGTTCGCTGCCCCGATCGGAGACAGACAGCACCTGGATTTCAGAAGAAATTATTGAAGCCTATACTGAATTACACCGTATGGGCCTTGCTCACAGTATCGAAACGTATATAGACAACCGTTTAGTTGGCGGATTGTACGGTGTATCGTTGGGAGCCGTTTTTTTTGGCGAATCGATGTTCCATCTTGTCGATAATGCCTCAAAAGTCGCGTTTCATTACCTGATCATGACGCTTCGTGAGCAGAAATTTGAACTTCTTGATACTCAGTTCATTAACGACAATGTTCGGCGCTATGGAGCTATTGAAATTCCCAAAACGGATTACATGAAACAACTCAAATCAGCCCTCCGTAAGAAAGCCCGCTTTACCGAACCTGTGCTGGAGCATTTATTCAGAAACCATGCCGATGATTCGGTAACTGAATAG
- a CDS encoding 4Fe-4S binding protein, whose translation MKSLHRLGLVLFITGFACWIFTLTLSQYRLTDAIIDQVVKTEHKAVVHRQTAFMKDKLYSNNWAFIKDFRGAIDAYNADMRAKKAWSEVIYDNYTFDVAKRASLGMLTTGNVWIWFWLSFGLATLGGLLYAWAGTKRLPGIQNNRQYRHPATDRGWIGISVGVFLIGFYIALYFYPEYLTNWVLLVDPISRALNAGPASRWFLYGFLYTLVILVMGIRMLINYRHSRYQQLRTLSVMFFQTAFAFLIPEIMQRLNQPYQDLKNIWPLDYTFFFDYKINEKLQAGSLGIFMLVWGIVLALVAVPVMTYFFGKRWYCSWVCGCGGLAETLGDPYRHLSDKTLKAWKAERVIVHGVLVFAVVMTLLVLYTYFTGQSTVLGFLDSYSIRSTYGLYVGSIFAGVVGTGFYPLMGNRVWCRFGCPLAAYLGLVQRFKSRFRITTNGGQCISCGNCSAYCEMGIDVRAYAQRGQDIVRSSCVGCGICSAVCPRGVLNLEVGPVSSRKI comes from the coding sequence ATGAAATCCCTGCATCGTCTCGGCCTTGTTCTATTCATTACTGGGTTCGCCTGTTGGATTTTTACGCTAACCTTAAGCCAATACCGCCTGACTGATGCGATTATCGATCAGGTTGTCAAAACAGAACATAAGGCTGTTGTACATAGGCAAACGGCCTTCATGAAGGATAAACTCTATTCGAATAACTGGGCGTTTATTAAGGATTTTCGGGGAGCAATTGATGCGTATAATGCCGATATGCGGGCTAAAAAAGCCTGGAGTGAGGTTATTTACGACAATTATACGTTCGACGTAGCGAAACGTGCATCACTCGGAATGCTGACGACTGGTAACGTCTGGATCTGGTTTTGGCTGAGTTTTGGGCTGGCTACTCTTGGTGGTTTACTGTATGCATGGGCCGGGACTAAACGGTTGCCCGGAATTCAAAATAATCGACAGTATCGACACCCGGCTACCGATCGGGGGTGGATCGGGATTAGTGTTGGTGTTTTTCTGATTGGATTTTATATCGCACTTTATTTTTATCCGGAGTATCTGACTAATTGGGTGTTGTTAGTAGACCCAATTAGTCGCGCGCTGAACGCTGGTCCTGCCAGCCGCTGGTTTCTGTATGGGTTTTTATATACGCTGGTGATTCTGGTAATGGGGATTCGGATGCTGATTAATTATCGACACAGCCGATACCAGCAATTGCGTACCTTATCGGTCATGTTTTTCCAGACGGCATTTGCGTTCCTGATTCCAGAAATCATGCAGCGACTTAATCAGCCGTATCAGGATCTGAAAAACATCTGGCCACTCGATTATACATTCTTCTTCGACTACAAGATAAATGAAAAGTTACAGGCCGGTTCGCTGGGTATTTTTATGCTCGTGTGGGGTATTGTTCTGGCGCTGGTAGCGGTGCCGGTGATGACCTATTTCTTTGGCAAACGGTGGTATTGTTCCTGGGTATGCGGTTGCGGGGGACTAGCGGAAACGCTCGGCGATCCGTATCGGCATTTATCGGACAAGACGCTAAAGGCCTGGAAGGCTGAGCGGGTTATCGTTCATGGTGTTTTAGTGTTTGCAGTGGTCATGACACTACTGGTGCTTTATACATACTTTACCGGACAGTCGACTGTGCTTGGATTTCTGGATAGTTATAGCATCCGCTCAACCTATGGTCTTTATGTCGGTTCTATTTTTGCGGGCGTGGTAGGAACGGGCTTTTACCCACTGATGGGTAATCGTGTCTGGTGCCGATTTGGCTGCCCACTGGCGGCTTACTTAGGCCTGGTTCAGCGGTTTAAATCCCGCTTCCGGATTACCACCAATGGCGGGCAATGCATTTCGTGCGGTAATTGTTCGGCTTATTGCGAGATGGGAATTGACGTTCGAGCCTATGCCCAGCGTGGGCAGGATATTGTGCGGTCGTCGTGCGTTGGATGCGGCATTTGTTCGGCAGTCTGTCCGCGCGGAGTGCTCAACCTGGAAGTTGGGCCAGTGTCATCGCGGAAGATTTGA
- a CDS encoding DUF6807 domain-containing protein: MRQLFFTLLLATTATLTQAQTNRIQLTHDEAKKRVDVTIDGKPFTAYIYPGPTVLKKPVLYPIRSAGGNFITRGWPMDPRPGERIDHPHHVGMWFNYGDVNGHDFWNNSTAVGPEHKGPFGTIVHTGVKSMKSGKDKAELVVTADWLDKDSKVMLQETTTYEFKGTADSRTIDRVTTLKAVDKEVVFKDNKEGLIALRLARQLEQPSTKPEVFTDAQGVATKVPVLDNAGVTGKYHSSEGIEGDAVWGTRGKWVNLTGTVNGEAVSLVLLDHPQNVGYPTYWHARGYGLFAANPLGPSVLSEGKAPALNYTLPTGKSVTFRYRLLVRSGNTPNTFIDEQISAFNR; the protein is encoded by the coding sequence ATGCGCCAACTCTTTTTTACCTTGCTGCTTGCTACTACAGCAACGCTAACGCAAGCCCAAACGAACCGGATTCAATTGACCCACGACGAAGCCAAAAAGCGAGTGGACGTTACTATAGATGGCAAGCCATTTACGGCCTACATTTATCCCGGCCCAACTGTGCTTAAAAAGCCCGTACTCTATCCGATTCGGTCGGCAGGAGGCAACTTTATTACGCGAGGCTGGCCAATGGACCCACGGCCAGGCGAACGGATCGACCATCCGCACCACGTTGGTATGTGGTTCAACTATGGCGATGTAAATGGCCATGATTTCTGGAATAACTCAACGGCTGTTGGCCCTGAACACAAAGGCCCATTCGGAACCATCGTTCATACGGGGGTTAAATCGATGAAAAGTGGTAAGGACAAAGCGGAATTGGTTGTTACGGCCGACTGGCTCGATAAAGACAGTAAAGTGATGCTTCAGGAAACGACAACCTACGAGTTTAAGGGAACCGCTGATAGCCGGACCATTGATCGCGTTACCACCTTGAAAGCGGTGGATAAGGAGGTGGTTTTCAAGGATAACAAAGAAGGGCTCATTGCGCTTCGCCTGGCCCGCCAACTCGAACAACCATCAACTAAACCCGAAGTATTCACGGATGCGCAGGGTGTAGCGACAAAAGTACCCGTACTCGACAATGCCGGTGTAACGGGGAAATACCATAGCAGCGAGGGTATAGAAGGAGATGCGGTCTGGGGCACACGCGGAAAATGGGTAAATCTGACCGGAACAGTTAATGGAGAAGCCGTATCGTTGGTGTTGTTAGACCACCCACAAAATGTTGGATACCCAACCTACTGGCATGCCAGAGGATATGGCTTGTTTGCCGCCAATCCGTTAGGGCCTTCGGTTCTTTCGGAAGGAAAGGCTCCCGCTCTGAACTACACACTCCCGACGGGTAAATCGGTTACGTTCAGATACCGGTTGCTGGTGCGGTCTGGCAATACGCCCAATACGTTTATTGATGAGCAAATTTCAGCATTTAACCGTTAA
- a CDS encoding DUF3857 domain-containing protein has protein sequence MKKLLLLALLVSQTVCAQVEYQAGVVEAALKENAHGVVRRHETTFTVKSAGEATQRVRSVITVLDEPGDEHAKTVVGYDKLSKITNLEGALYDASGKLIRKLKKADIEDYSTYSDYNLFDDNRLKAASFPKQPTYPYTVEFIIESTERNLMFYPTWIPQDQEHLSVEQATFTVNMPPGLALRYKEVNIPTPVVEETAANGGKTYVWKLANRLAVEFEPLSPPAREQLPIVYTAPTDFEVQEYKGKITNWSDVSRFYHSLNDGRDRIPDYLRRQVIELTKNETTTVGKVRKVYQFLQEQTRYVSVQLGIGGWQTIEAEKVAVSNYGDCKALTNYTKALLQAAGVTAYPALVRAGEKEPDTMSDFPSFQFNHVILCVPDKRDTLFLECTSSHDPAGYVSDFTGNRHVLLILPEGGRLIKTPAYQPADNLQQRRIDIKISEQGDATATVRTRYTGLQQDDYASILHRLNHDDQRSWLIKRIAIPAFELNTFAYSEQVGAVPAVIETLELTIRRWADASGTRLFLPLNLMSSLSSATPLTQSRKTPMELGSAYDFVDSDTITYQLPKGYLPEYRINPLTIDSKFGTYTAQLSMEGDRVVYIRRVIMHRGRFPATAYAEWVDFRKKVAKADRAQLVFVKSN, from the coding sequence ATGAAAAAACTTCTATTACTAGCCCTGTTGGTTAGTCAAACGGTCTGTGCCCAGGTAGAATACCAGGCCGGCGTAGTAGAGGCTGCGCTAAAAGAAAATGCACACGGTGTGGTTCGTCGGCACGAAACAACATTTACCGTCAAATCAGCAGGAGAGGCTACCCAGCGCGTGCGTAGTGTTATCACTGTGCTGGATGAACCGGGTGATGAGCATGCCAAAACGGTAGTCGGTTATGATAAATTGTCGAAAATAACCAACCTGGAAGGGGCTTTATACGATGCATCGGGGAAGTTGATCAGGAAGCTTAAAAAGGCTGATATTGAGGATTATAGTACCTATTCAGACTATAATTTATTCGACGATAACCGGCTCAAAGCAGCCTCCTTCCCGAAGCAGCCAACTTATCCGTACACGGTTGAATTTATCATCGAGAGTACCGAGCGTAACCTGATGTTTTATCCGACATGGATACCCCAGGATCAGGAACACCTATCGGTTGAACAGGCGACGTTTACCGTGAATATGCCGCCAGGACTTGCGTTGCGCTACAAAGAAGTGAATATCCCAACACCTGTGGTCGAAGAAACGGCTGCAAACGGAGGCAAAACGTATGTTTGGAAACTGGCCAATCGTCTGGCTGTAGAATTTGAACCGCTGTCGCCACCGGCACGAGAGCAGTTACCCATCGTTTATACAGCCCCGACTGACTTTGAAGTACAGGAATATAAGGGTAAAATTACCAACTGGAGCGATGTAAGCCGATTTTATCATAGCCTCAACGATGGCCGTGATCGCATACCAGATTACCTGCGTCGGCAGGTGATCGAGTTGACAAAAAATGAAACGACCACAGTCGGGAAAGTACGCAAGGTTTACCAGTTTTTACAGGAACAGACTCGCTACGTGAGTGTTCAACTCGGCATAGGCGGTTGGCAAACTATTGAAGCAGAGAAAGTAGCCGTTAGTAACTATGGCGATTGCAAGGCATTGACAAATTATACTAAGGCATTGTTACAGGCAGCAGGTGTAACGGCTTACCCGGCTCTGGTGCGAGCGGGTGAAAAAGAACCGGATACCATGTCGGATTTTCCAAGTTTTCAGTTTAACCATGTTATTTTATGCGTGCCTGATAAACGGGATACGCTCTTTCTGGAGTGTACAAGTAGCCATGATCCAGCTGGATATGTCAGCGATTTTACCGGGAATCGGCATGTTCTGCTTATTTTACCGGAAGGTGGCCGATTGATAAAAACGCCTGCCTATCAGCCAGCAGATAACCTTCAGCAGCGACGGATCGATATTAAAATCAGCGAACAGGGTGATGCTACTGCTACTGTGAGAACGCGCTATACGGGTCTGCAACAGGACGATTATGCCAGCATTCTTCATCGTCTGAACCACGATGATCAGCGCAGTTGGCTTATCAAACGTATTGCCATACCTGCGTTCGAATTAAACACGTTCGCGTATAGCGAGCAGGTGGGAGCAGTACCTGCCGTCATTGAAACGCTGGAGTTGACTATTCGACGGTGGGCGGATGCCAGTGGTACGCGCCTTTTTTTACCCCTTAATCTGATGTCATCGCTTTCGTCGGCGACCCCTCTAACGCAATCCCGTAAGACACCAATGGAGTTAGGGTCTGCCTATGATTTTGTTGATAGCGATACAATTACCTATCAACTTCCCAAAGGGTATTTGCCGGAGTATAGAATAAACCCACTGACAATTGACTCAAAATTTGGGACATATACAGCGCAGTTGTCGATGGAAGGTGACCGCGTTGTCTATATTCGACGCGTAATTATGCATCGGGGGCGCTTTCCGGCAACTGCTTATGCGGAATGGGTTGATTTTCGTAAAAAGGTGGCCAAAGCGGATCGGGCGCAGCTAGTGTTCGTTAAAAGTAATTAA
- a CDS encoding glutamate-5-semialdehyde dehydrogenase, which translates to MTPITPLLQDAQQASAAVRRLSSEQKAELLNRLADVLTSHTAEIITENQKDLDRMPETDPKYDRLKLTEPRIADLSKSLRDVALLPDPAGEIIFERTIEQGLQLKKIAVPLGVVGVIYESRPNVTVDVASLCLRSGNACVLKGGKEADFSNRYLVGLIQGVLEEFGVPKAAVTLLPPDRAVVNELLTATRYVDIIIPRGSESLIQFVRKNSLVPTIETGAGVCHAYVEKTADLDKAAAIVVNARVSRPSVCNSLDCVLVDEAIADTFLPMLTDDFRKWNVEVFADEPSYNIFEKAGYENLQHARPDDFGREFLDYKFAVKVVAGLEDALSHIQTYSSRHSEAILSQDQSLIDRFLFEVDAAAVYANASTRFTDGGVFGLGAEIGISTQKLHARGPFALEKLVTEKWVVVGDGQVRW; encoded by the coding sequence ATGACACCGATCACCCCACTCCTTCAGGATGCGCAACAGGCTTCTGCGGCTGTTCGACGGCTTAGTTCCGAACAGAAGGCCGAGCTCCTGAACCGGCTTGCCGACGTTCTGACATCTCATACGGCTGAGATCATTACTGAAAATCAGAAAGATCTTGACCGAATGCCGGAAACTGACCCGAAATACGACCGGCTGAAGCTGACAGAACCCCGAATAGCTGACCTCTCCAAAAGTCTGCGGGATGTGGCTCTGCTACCCGATCCGGCTGGAGAAATCATTTTCGAGCGTACGATCGAACAGGGGCTGCAACTCAAAAAAATTGCGGTTCCGCTGGGCGTTGTTGGGGTCATTTACGAGTCCCGCCCCAATGTAACGGTCGATGTGGCATCGCTTTGCCTGCGGTCGGGTAATGCCTGTGTTCTAAAAGGCGGTAAAGAAGCTGATTTCTCGAATCGTTATCTGGTCGGGCTAATTCAGGGCGTTCTCGAAGAATTTGGCGTCCCCAAAGCGGCTGTAACACTGTTGCCGCCCGATCGGGCCGTTGTTAATGAGCTTTTGACGGCGACGCGCTATGTCGATATAATCATTCCCCGCGGTTCCGAATCGCTGATTCAGTTTGTTCGTAAAAACTCGCTGGTGCCTACTATCGAAACGGGTGCTGGTGTCTGTCATGCCTACGTTGAAAAAACGGCGGATCTGGACAAAGCGGCTGCCATTGTTGTTAACGCGCGCGTCTCACGTCCGTCGGTTTGCAACTCGCTCGATTGCGTCCTTGTCGATGAAGCCATTGCGGATACCTTTCTGCCCATGCTGACGGATGATTTCAGGAAATGGAACGTTGAAGTTTTTGCCGACGAACCATCATACAACATTTTCGAGAAAGCCGGATACGAAAACCTACAGCACGCTCGCCCTGACGATTTCGGACGTGAATTTCTGGATTACAAATTCGCCGTGAAGGTCGTTGCCGGACTCGAAGACGCGTTGTCACATATTCAGACGTATTCGTCGCGGCATTCCGAAGCAATTTTATCGCAGGATCAGTCGCTTATTGACCGCTTTCTGTTTGAAGTTGATGCCGCTGCTGTTTATGCCAATGCATCTACCCGTTTCACTGATGGAGGGGTGTTTGGATTGGGGGCCGAAATTGGCATTTCGACTCAGAAGCTACACGCCCGCGGGCCCTTTGCCCTCGAAAAGCTGGTGACCGAAAAATGGGTAGTTGTCGGCGATGGGCAGGTAAGATGGTAG
- the proB gene encoding glutamate 5-kinase, with the protein MSKPVLVLKFGTASITKSTGEPNEPVMVDIARQIAALHPYYKIVLVSSGAVGAGKAQIRDYRGDISQRKAAAAVGNLLLLNQYSRFFSIYGISIAQSLCERHHFANRDQFLQLKQTYEELWANDIIPIANENDVVSNRELKFSDNDELATLIAVGFGAEALMLCTSVGGLLDAEGQIIRQVTNFDERIFGVVRTEKSSLGLGGMASKLTFAKLATRMGIRVVIFGLNEPDSLGKALRSEIGTEFSPQPTTLSARNRWLGSGSLAVGQIRVDAGAVRALQKRRSLLAVGVRDVIGEFATGEMVEILDEQEMTIAVARARISSATLAQQLNQQNVEVANANDIVLL; encoded by the coding sequence ATGTCAAAACCTGTTCTTGTACTTAAATTCGGAACGGCGTCCATTACGAAATCAACGGGCGAACCGAATGAACCTGTTATGGTGGACATTGCCCGGCAAATTGCGGCACTGCACCCCTACTATAAAATTGTACTGGTATCGTCGGGCGCAGTCGGTGCGGGCAAAGCTCAGATCCGGGATTATCGAGGTGATATCAGTCAACGTAAAGCCGCTGCGGCAGTTGGTAATCTGTTGCTACTCAATCAATACTCTCGCTTCTTTTCAATTTACGGCATTTCCATTGCGCAAAGCCTTTGCGAACGTCACCACTTTGCCAACCGTGACCAGTTTCTGCAACTCAAACAAACGTACGAAGAGCTTTGGGCCAATGATATAATTCCCATTGCCAACGAAAACGACGTTGTCAGCAATCGCGAGCTTAAGTTTTCGGATAACGACGAGCTGGCTACACTAATCGCTGTTGGTTTTGGGGCAGAAGCCCTGATGTTATGCACTTCCGTTGGTGGATTGCTGGATGCAGAGGGACAGATTATCCGGCAAGTCACCAACTTCGATGAACGAATCTTCGGTGTCGTCAGAACCGAGAAATCATCACTGGGCCTTGGCGGAATGGCGTCTAAACTGACGTTTGCCAAGCTCGCTACACGCATGGGAATTCGAGTCGTCATTTTTGGGCTTAACGAACCCGATAGCCTGGGAAAAGCCTTGCGAAGTGAAATTGGAACCGAATTTTCACCTCAACCAACAACCCTGTCGGCGCGTAATCGTTGGCTGGGCAGTGGTAGCCTGGCTGTCGGGCAGATACGAGTCGATGCAGGCGCGGTACGAGCTCTACAAAAACGCCGGAGCTTACTCGCAGTTGGTGTACGTGACGTGATCGGTGAATTTGCTACCGGCGAAATGGTCGAAATTCTGGATGAACAGGAAATGACTATTGCTGTTGCGCGAGCCCGTATCTCTTCTGCAACGCTGGCGCAACAGCTTAATCAGCAAAATGTTGAGGTAGCAAATGCAAATGATATTGTACTTTTGTAA